A genomic segment from Gavia stellata isolate bGavSte3 chromosome 6, bGavSte3.hap2, whole genome shotgun sequence encodes:
- the HIGD1A gene encoding HIG1 domain family member 1A, mitochondrial produces the protein MSSGQESVFSEYETDTSQTSKLLRKFKETPFVPIGMAGFAVVVGYGLYRLKHRGDMKMSLHLIHMRVAAQGFVVGAITCGVLYSMFREYVVKPKE, from the exons ATGTCATCCGGTCAGGAATCCGTTTTCTCCGAGTATGAGACTGACACCAGCCAGACATCAAAGCTGTTAAGAAAATTTAAAGAGACGCCATTTGTACCCATCG GGATGGCTGGCTTCGCCGTGGTGGTTGGCTACGGGCTGTACAGACTGAAGCACAGAGGCGACATGAAAATGTCGCTTCACCTGATTCACATGCGTGTGGCAGCCCAGGGCTTTGTCGTGGGAGCGATAACGTGTG GTGTGCTGTATTCAATGTTTCGGGAGTACGTGGTGAAGCCCAAGGAGTAA
- the ACKR2 gene encoding atypical chemokine receptor 2 has translation MEMGKAKQNQGGHTELTFPAHALTQVKEVPKSLIQTSGRMGTARSREEAPLPGIAWNEYLSNFKRGTATGSHFSNATSKVATTAATLLDAANSSDYPYEYLDEEDYMQYGLCTKEEVFSFSSVFLPSFYTVVFLVGLAGNVLLFIVLIMYIKKKKKMTEVYLLNLVVSDFFLLLTLPFWALYISQWVTWDILCPVLNAMYTVNFYSGIFFVSCMSLDMYLQIVHACSPRSFMTWRKSILVVLVVWVLSILLSIPDGLFTSTRQIHNKTIMCTHYYGQKHLFWKVVFRVIQNTLGFLFPFLFMMFCYSRIACVLTMSQMPGSRRALCLVFTLVGVFFVLWSPYNIVLILHSLQDVGVIRSCESSRQLDYAMQITESLSFVHCCLNPLLYAFVKKRFRLYLRKIPWAIFRRSAFFDIQPSETSQSYSRYAVQIEMLSITNA, from the exons ATGGAAATGg gaaaagcaaaacaaaaccagggaGGTCACACTGAGCTCACATTTCCTGCCCATGCTCTTACACAAGTAAAAGAGGTTCCTAAAAGCCTGATTCAAACCTCCGGCAGGATGGGAACTGCCCGCAGTAGAGAAGAAGCTCCT ctgccTGGAATTGCCTGGAATGAGTATTTAAGCAATTTTAAACGTGGGACCGCAACAG GCAGCCACTTCTCAAACGCAACTTCAAAGGTGGCAACAACCGCTGCCACCTTGTTGGATGCTGCCAATTCGAGCGACTATCCTTATGAGTACTTGGACGAGGAGGATTACATGCAGTATGGCCTCTGCACAAAAGAAGAGGTATTCTCCTTTAGCAGCGTATTCTTGCCATCTTTTTACACTGTGGTCTTCCTGGTCGGGTTGGCTGGAAATGTCCTCCTGTTTATTGTCCTCATTATGTACatcaagaagaagaagaagatgaccGAGGTGTATCTGCTGAATCTGGTGGTTTCAGACTTCTTCTTGCTACTAACCCTTCCCTTTTGGGCTCTGTACATTTCTCAGTGGGTGACCTGGGACATACTGTGCCCGGTCTTAAATGCCATGTACACTGTGAATTTCTACAGTGGTATCTTTTTTGTGAGCTGCATGAGTCTGGACATGTATCTGCAGATAGTTCACGCTTGCTCTCCTCGCAGCTTCATGACATGGAGGAAGTCCATCCTCGTCGTCTTGGTGGTATGGGTCCTTTCCATACTCCTCTCCATTCCTGATGGCCTTTTCACCAGCACAAGACAAATCCACAACAAAACCATCATGTGCACCCATTATTATGGCCAGAAACACTTATTTTGGAAAGTTGTCTTTCGGGTCATTCAAAACACCCTGggtttcctttttcccttcctcttcatGATGTTCTGCTATTCCCGCATAGCGTGTGTCCTCACCATGTCTCAGATGCCTGGCTCAAGGAGAGCACTCTGCTTAGTCTTTACTCTGGTGGGTGTCTTCTTTGTCCTGTGGTCCCCTTACAACATTGTCCTCATCCTTCACTCCCTGCAAGATGTCGGTGTGATCAGGAGCTGTGAAAGCAGTAGGCAATTGGACTATGCCATGCAGATCACGGAGAGTTTGTCCTTTGTCCACTGCTGTCTCAACCCCTTGCTCTATGCTTTTGTGAAGAAACGATTCAGGTTATATTTACGGAAGATTCCTTGGGCCATTTTCAGGAGAAGCGCTTTCTTTGACATCCAACCCTCAGAGACAAGCCAGTCTTACAGCAGATATGCAGTTCAGATAGAAATGTTGAGTATCACAAATGCATGA